A region of Patescibacteria group bacterium DNA encodes the following proteins:
- the dnaB gene encoding replicative DNA helicase — protein sequence MTVPQVAEKMPPQNLEAEESLLGCLLIDKDAIIKVADIVFDKDFYKESHELIYSSMKELFSRREPIDILSLTNRLEEKGALAQIGGRTYLAHLSTIVATSSHIVHYAQIVHRKATLRRLIETAAQIGEMGYNEEEDLEKLLDEAEQKIFSVSQKFVKNIFIPIDSLLTEAFDRIDELHKQSGKLRGLATGYYELDEMMAGLQKSDLIIIAARPSVGKTSLALDIARQTAVKVKASVGLFSLEMSKEQLVDRMLCAQAGVSLWKMRTGKLSDKEEDNDFMRIGDAMGQLSEAPIFIDDSPSCSIMEIRTKARRLQIEKGLDLLIIDYLQLMEGRGKYGDNRVQEISEITRGLKGIARELNIPVIALSQLSRVVEQSKPAIPKLSHLRESGSIEQDADIVMFIYRKAADRNYRMEDLNDDDRYRAELHIAKHRNGPTGRVDMYFDEQTTSFKNLDAKVNTGVPQF from the coding sequence ATGACCGTGCCCCAAGTCGCCGAAAAAATGCCACCGCAAAATTTGGAAGCCGAAGAATCGCTTTTAGGCTGTCTTTTGATTGATAAAGACGCGATTATTAAGGTGGCCGACATCGTCTTTGATAAGGATTTCTATAAGGAAAGCCACGAACTGATCTACAGCTCGATGAAAGAATTGTTTAGCCGGCGCGAACCGATTGATATCTTAAGCTTAACCAACCGCCTGGAAGAAAAAGGCGCGCTGGCGCAAATCGGCGGCCGGACTTATCTTGCCCACTTGTCGACTATTGTCGCCACCTCATCGCACATCGTCCATTACGCCCAAATCGTCCATCGCAAAGCTACGCTCCGGCGCTTAATCGAAACCGCCGCCCAAATCGGCGAGATGGGCTATAATGAAGAGGAGGATTTAGAAAAACTCCTGGACGAAGCCGAGCAGAAAATTTTCTCGGTTTCCCAAAAATTCGTAAAAAATATTTTTATCCCCATCGATTCCCTTTTGACCGAAGCTTTTGACCGGATTGACGAATTGCATAAGCAGTCGGGAAAATTGCGAGGACTCGCGACCGGCTACTATGAGCTGGATGAAATGATGGCCGGCCTGCAAAAGTCCGATTTGATAATCATCGCCGCCCGGCCTTCGGTCGGAAAAACATCCTTGGCGCTTGATATCGCCCGCCAGACGGCGGTAAAAGTGAAAGCGTCAGTCGGCTTGTTTTCTCTGGAAATGTCTAAAGAGCAGTTAGTCGACCGGATGCTTTGCGCCCAAGCCGGCGTCAGCCTCTGGAAAATGCGAACCGGAAAATTATCGGACAAGGAAGAAGACAACGATTTTATGCGGATTGGCGACGCTATGGGCCAATTATCCGAAGCGCCGATTTTCATAGACGATTCCCCCAGCTGTTCAATCATGGAAATAAGAACCAAGGCCCGGCGCCTGCAGATTGAAAAAGGACTGGATCTTCTAATAATTGATTACTTGCAGCTGATGGAGGGCCGGGGAAAATACGGCGACAACCGCGTCCAGGAAATTTCAGAAATTACCCGGGGCTTGAAAGGCATTGCCCGCGAATTGAACATACCGGTGATCGCCCTTTCCCAGCTGTCGCGCGTCGTCGAACAGTCAAAGCCGGCCATCCCTAAATTGTCGCACCTTCGCGAATCCGGCTCGATTGAGCAGGACGCCGATATCGTAATGTTTATCTACCGCAAAGCCGCCGACCGGAATTACCGAATGGAAGATTTAAACGACGACGACCGCTACCGGGCCGAACTCCATATCGCCAAGCATAGAAACGGCCCGACCGGACGCGTTGACATGTATTTTGACGAGCAAACTACCAGCTTTAAAAATTTAGACGCAAAAGTTAACACCGGAGTTCCCCAGTTTTAA
- the mtaB gene encoding tRNA (N(6)-L-threonylcarbamoyladenosine(37)-C(2))-methylthiotransferase MtaB, giving the protein MAKKFKIYTLGCKVNQYDSGVLAGKLKAAGFLLVKNNASLAIVNTCAVTQTAIRKGRKMVVKARKENPKARIIITGCWPKVYKEAGYGNEKSVVVVRNEKELEKISGFSGRDMGSRNKADGGGPVKDDEVMPCTKVISANDRARYSIKIQDGCEQFCSYCIIPYARGKMKSRLMDEVLEEIKTAVEKGYREVVLCGIHLGLYGKDFKNKKLGTGGRTRNVNLAGLLKKAAEIKNLGRVRLSSIEITEVSDELIKLMADYTRQADAKKSGAKICRHLHIPLQSGSDKILKLMNRPYAAAYFRKRARAIRKKLPDIALTTDVITGFPGETEKDFKETYNFIREMKFSRLHVFPFSAHEKTPAARLPFRVPEEIKSERAAKLKSLGEKMALDYKNKFRGRSLFVVIENKRKGEWLLGKTEYYFDVVFTEKNIPDAVKIDSKRLAGKIAKVKYWK; this is encoded by the coding sequence ATGGCAAAAAAATTTAAAATCTACACCCTCGGCTGTAAAGTTAACCAGTATGATTCTGGCGTCCTGGCCGGAAAATTAAAGGCGGCGGGCTTTCTATTGGTAAAAAATAACGCGAGCCTAGCAATCGTAAATACCTGTGCGGTTACGCAAACGGCGATACGGAAGGGCAGAAAGATGGTTGTTAAAGCCAGGAAAGAGAACCCTAAGGCGCGGATTATTATTACCGGCTGCTGGCCAAAAGTTTATAAGGAGGCGGGTTATGGAAACGAGAAAAGCGTGGTAGTCGTAAGAAACGAAAAAGAACTGGAGAAAATAAGCGGATTTAGCGGCAGAGATATGGGAAGCAGAAACAAGGCGGATGGCGGTGGCCCGGTTAAGGATGACGAAGTAATGCCGTGCACGAAGGTTATAAGCGCTAACGATCGGGCGAGATACTCGATTAAAATTCAGGACGGCTGCGAGCAATTTTGCTCCTATTGCATAATTCCTTATGCCCGGGGAAAAATGAAAAGCCGGTTAATGGATGAAGTTCTAGAGGAAATTAAAACAGCAGTGGAGAAGGGCTATCGTGAAGTGGTATTATGCGGAATCCATCTCGGGCTTTATGGAAAAGATTTTAAAAATAAAAAATTGGGAACAGGAGGCAGGACGAGAAACGTGAATCTGGCGGGATTACTGAAAAAGGCGGCAGAGATAAAAAACTTGGGTAGAGTGAGGCTAAGTTCAATTGAGATTACGGAAGTGAGCGATGAGCTTATAAAGCTAATGGCCGATTACACCAGGCAGGCTGACGCGAAAAAGAGCGGGGCAAAAATTTGCCGGCATTTGCACATACCTTTGCAATCCGGCTCGGATAAAATTTTAAAGTTAATGAACCGGCCTTATGCCGCGGCTTATTTCAGGAAGCGAGCGAGAGCCATAAGGAAAAAATTACCGGATATAGCGCTGACAACGGATGTGATTACCGGCTTTCCGGGAGAAACCGAAAAAGATTTTAAAGAGACATATAATTTTATTCGGGAGATGAAATTCAGCCGATTGCATGTTTTTCCTTTTTCGGCCCACGAAAAAACCCCGGCCGCGAGACTGCCTTTCCGCGTGCCTGAAGAAATAAAAAGCGAGCGGGCCGCCAAATTAAAATCTCTGGGCGAAAAAATGGCTCTGGATTATAAAAATAAGTTTAGGGGGCGAAGCCTTTTTGTCGTTATTGAAAATAAGCGGAAAGGGGAGTGGCTCTTAGGAAAAACTGAATACTATTTTGACGTTGTATTCACGGAGAAAAATATACCGGACGCGGTGAAAATTGACTCTAAGAGGCTTGCCGGAAAAATCGCAAAGGTTAAGTATTGGAAATAA
- a CDS encoding riboflavin kinase, whose product MKTIKIKGKVVKGKGKGKAFGFPTANIALPELEEKIGSGVYYGRVAIGSKEYKAAIFIPKAKDLLEANIFDFDGDIYGSEIEVILGKKLREAIDFNSEKDLIDQVKKDLGAIKMD is encoded by the coding sequence ATGAAGACGATAAAAATTAAAGGAAAAGTTGTTAAGGGGAAAGGCAAAGGGAAGGCCTTTGGCTTCCCGACCGCTAATATCGCCCTGCCGGAACTGGAAGAAAAAATAGGGAGCGGCGTCTATTATGGCCGGGTGGCAATCGGTTCGAAGGAATATAAGGCGGCGATATTTATACCGAAAGCGAAAGACCTGCTGGAAGCCAATATTTTCGATTTTGACGGCGATATCTATGGCTCCGAGATTGAGGTAATTTTGGGTAAAAAACTAAGGGAAGCCATAGATTTTAATAGCGAGAAAGATTTAATCGACCAGGTAAAAAAAGACCTTGGGGCGATAAAAATGGATTAA
- a CDS encoding pitrilysin family protein, whose translation MTYKIHTLANGLRVITSPVKGTQTATVLIMVATGSKFENRENSGISHFLEHMFFKGTKKRPRAIDIANAFDSLGSENNAFTTKEYTGYWVKVNIQKLDAAVEILSDLIKNSKYEAQEIEREKGVIIEELNMYVDNPIMHIDDVFEEGLYGDTPAGWQIIGTKKTIAGLRREDFLKYVSSQYGAENMIVSVAGNINEKEIIKLAEKHFSGIGKARPEDKAAVVEAQAAPQAKISFKKTDQAHLMLGVRAFPYGERNEFALRVLAIILGGSMGSRLFTELREKRGLAYYVRAQSEFYTDSGYFAASAGVQVEKIEESIEIILREFKKLARELVGPVELKRIKDLIRGRMSLQFESSDSIASWYGRQAIMALEKAKLEKTAPDLKKEILIPEDFFKKIDQVSPKDIRELAGRIFDNSRLNLAIIGPYKTQEKMFAKLLRF comes from the coding sequence ATGACTTATAAAATACACACTTTAGCCAACGGACTAAGGGTAATTACTTCGCCGGTCAAAGGGACCCAGACGGCGACGGTTTTAATTATGGTCGCTACCGGCTCGAAATTCGAAAACCGGGAAAATAGCGGAATTTCCCATTTTCTTGAGCACATGTTTTTCAAAGGGACGAAAAAGCGGCCGCGGGCTATTGATATTGCCAATGCCTTTGATTCGCTCGGGAGCGAAAATAACGCTTTTACCACTAAAGAATATACCGGCTATTGGGTTAAGGTGAATATCCAAAAATTGGACGCGGCGGTAGAAATATTAAGCGACCTGATCAAGAATTCAAAATACGAAGCCCAGGAAATTGAAAGGGAAAAAGGCGTGATTATCGAAGAGCTTAACATGTACGTTGACAATCCGATCATGCATATTGACGATGTCTTTGAAGAGGGATTGTACGGCGACACGCCGGCCGGCTGGCAAATTATCGGGACTAAAAAAACCATTGCCGGGCTTAGGCGGGAAGATTTTTTGAAATATGTTTCCTCGCAGTACGGCGCGGAAAACATGATCGTCAGCGTAGCGGGAAATATTAATGAGAAGGAAATTATTAAACTCGCGGAAAAGCATTTTTCCGGAATCGGCAAAGCCCGACCTGAAGATAAAGCGGCAGTGGTTGAGGCGCAGGCCGCTCCGCAGGCAAAAATCAGTTTTAAAAAAACCGACCAGGCGCATCTTATGCTCGGCGTCCGCGCTTTTCCGTACGGTGAAAGAAACGAATTCGCCCTGCGGGTGCTCGCGATAATTTTGGGCGGATCAATGGGATCGCGGCTTTTTACCGAGTTAAGGGAAAAGCGCGGGCTGGCTTACTACGTCCGGGCCCAGAGCGAATTTTATACTGACAGCGGATATTTCGCGGCAAGCGCCGGAGTCCAGGTGGAAAAAATTGAAGAGTCAATTGAGATAATTTTGCGGGAGTTCAAAAAACTGGCGCGCGAGCTGGTCGGCCCCGTAGAATTAAAAAGGATAAAGGACCTGATCCGGGGGCGGATGTCTTTGCAATTCGAATCCTCGGACAGTATCGCGAGCTGGTACGGCCGGCAGGCGATTATGGCTTTAGAAAAAGCCAAGCTGGAAAAAACCGCGCCGGACTTAAAAAAGGAAATCCTGATTCCCGAAGACTTCTTTAAAAAAATCGACCAGGTCAGCCCGAAAGATATCCGCGAACTGGCCGGAAGAATTTTTGATAATTCAAGGCTAAATTTAGCCATAATCGGGCCTTATAAAACGCAAGAAAAAATGTTCGCGAAGCTACTTAGATTTTAG
- a CDS encoding DUF262 domain-containing protein: MKTTLKTNITVKDICNGFVYNELEGKGLFGLSGKLTIQPEYQRNYIYASDGGKREVAVIESLLKSYPIGLIYFNKVSLNNLEVLDGQQRITSVGRFVTDKFAIKDENGMEQYFSGMAKDKKAKIWETRLLIYECEGTESEIKEWFRTINIAGVPLNNQELLNAVYSGPFVTLGKEEFSNSQNSNIQKWSAYVSGSANRQDFLERALDWVSKGNIGDYMSSHRFDKNITELKRYFCSVIDWVSGVFIDVESEMRGLEWGRLYEAYHKKSYNPKKVSEEVRELYGDPYIKNRKGIFEYILGGSVDAKLLDVRVFDDATKKAVYTAQTAKAEKKGESNCQHCALGHDAGKNKIWSFAEMDADHVAAWSKGGATSAKNCQMLCKTHNRAKGNR; this comes from the coding sequence ATGAAAACAACTTTAAAAACCAACATTACCGTCAAAGATATTTGCAACGGATTTGTCTATAACGAACTTGAGGGCAAAGGGTTATTTGGTTTGTCCGGCAAGCTTACTATTCAGCCGGAGTATCAGCGCAACTATATCTATGCCTCCGACGGCGGCAAAAGAGAGGTTGCCGTTATTGAATCTCTGCTTAAAAGCTACCCAATCGGCCTGATTTATTTTAATAAAGTTTCTCTAAACAACCTGGAAGTTTTGGACGGGCAGCAGCGCATCACCAGCGTTGGGCGTTTTGTAACTGACAAATTCGCTATCAAAGACGAAAACGGCATGGAGCAGTATTTTAGCGGCATGGCAAAAGACAAGAAAGCCAAAATTTGGGAAACTAGACTGCTCATTTATGAATGCGAAGGCACCGAAAGCGAGATAAAAGAATGGTTTAGAACGATCAATATCGCGGGAGTGCCATTAAATAATCAGGAACTGCTTAACGCGGTGTATTCTGGACCATTTGTAACACTAGGCAAAGAGGAGTTTAGCAACAGCCAAAACTCAAATATCCAAAAATGGAGCGCGTATGTATCGGGCAGCGCTAACAGGCAGGATTTTTTGGAACGCGCGCTGGATTGGGTAAGCAAAGGCAATATCGGAGACTATATGAGCAGTCATCGTTTTGATAAAAATATTACCGAGCTGAAAAGGTATTTTTGCAGTGTGATTGATTGGGTTTCCGGCGTATTTATTGATGTGGAAAGCGAGATGCGCGGACTGGAGTGGGGACGGCTGTATGAGGCATACCATAAAAAATCATACAATCCGAAAAAGGTTTCGGAAGAAGTACGTGAACTTTATGGCGACCCGTATATAAAAAACCGCAAAGGAATTTTTGAATATATTTTAGGAGGCTCTGTTGACGCGAAATTGCTTGACGTTAGAGTTTTTGACGATGCGACCAAAAAGGCGGTTTATACTGCGCAAACCGCCAAGGCAGAGAAAAAAGGCGAATCAAACTGCCAGCATTGCGCTCTTGGACATGATGCCGGTAAGAATAAGATTTGGAGTTTTGCTGAAATGGATGCCGATCATGTAGCGGCGTGGAGTAAGGGTGGAGCGACGTCGGCCAAAAATTGTCAGATGTTATGCAAGACTCATAATAGAGCAAAAGGAAATCGGTAA
- the rhuM gene encoding RhuM family protein, whose protein sequence is MSDQDKNNQIIIYNAEDGETKVEVVMRNETVWLSQKQMAELFDCSTDNISLHLKNVFKEAELRENSVTEEYSVTASDGKNYVTKHYNLDAIISVGYRINSLRGTQFRIWATQKLKEYIVKGFVMDDERLAEGRVKKTYFEEWEERIRRIRTSEANFYQKVRDVFATSADYNPKTNYAKLFYATVQNKFHYAITGLTAAEIVSSRIDNKKENLGLTNWKGKIINREQAQIAKNYLEELELKRLNLLVEQFLSFAELQSVEQRLMYMKDWIGKLDSFLVLNDKKILQSSGNVSHLEMEKKVRKELEKYNQKRLESKK, encoded by the coding sequence ATGAGCGATCAAGATAAAAATAACCAGATCATTATCTATAACGCCGAAGACGGCGAAACGAAAGTCGAGGTGGTGATGAGAAATGAGACAGTTTGGCTTTCGCAAAAGCAGATGGCGGAGCTTTTTGATTGTTCAACAGATAACATCAGTTTACACCTAAAAAATGTCTTTAAAGAGGCTGAACTAAGAGAAAATTCAGTTACCGAGGAATACTCGGTAACTGCTTCTGATGGCAAGAATTATGTCACAAAACATTATAACCTTGATGCCATAATTTCCGTAGGATATCGAATAAATTCTTTGCGCGGCACCCAATTTCGTATATGGGCTACTCAAAAATTGAAAGAATACATAGTCAAAGGTTTTGTGATGGATGATGAACGCTTGGCGGAAGGCCGGGTGAAGAAAACCTATTTTGAAGAGTGGGAAGAACGGATCAGGAGGATCAGGACTTCCGAGGCAAATTTTTATCAAAAAGTCCGGGACGTTTTTGCTACCAGCGCCGATTATAATCCCAAAACTAATTACGCGAAATTATTTTATGCCACTGTGCAAAATAAATTCCATTATGCCATTACCGGACTTACGGCGGCGGAAATTGTCAGCAGCCGGATTGATAATAAAAAAGAAAATCTGGGGCTTACCAACTGGAAAGGAAAAATCATTAATAGAGAGCAAGCGCAAATCGCTAAAAATTATTTAGAGGAATTGGAACTAAAAAGGTTAAATTTGTTGGTGGAACAATTTTTGTCTTTTGCCGAGCTTCAAAGCGTGGAACAAAGATTGATGTATATGAAAGATTGGATTGGCAAACTGGATAGTTTCTTGGTTTTGAACGATAAAAAAATATTGCAAAGTTCCGGCAATGTTTCACATTTGGAAATGGAAAAAAAGGTAAGAAAAGAATTGGAAAAATATAATCAAAAAAGGCTGGAAAGCAAAAAATAG